The genomic region TCTGCACCGACGACCGCTGGGGCCGGCGCCTTGCCGCCGAGTTGACGGGCGAGGTGCGACGCTGCTCGCGAGACGACGCCGAGGTGCTGGAGGTCGCGGCGCGCTACAGCCGCTTCCGCTGGCGCGGGGTCGAGGTCTCGCTGCCCCTGGGAGGTGCGCACAACATCTCGAATGCGGTGGTGGCGGCCACAGTCGCCGAGGCGCTCGGCGCCCGGGCGGCCCAGATCGCAGAGGGGCTCCGGCGGGCGCCGCGCCTTCCGGGCCGGTTCGAAGTGGTGACCGAATCGCCTGCGGTGGTGATCGTGGATTTCGCGCATTCTCCGGCGGCATTGGAGCAGCTGCTGCGCGCGGGCCGGAACCTGGTGCCCGCGCCGTCTCGCCTGACCGTGGTCTTCGGCTGCGGCGGCGAGCGGGATGAAGGCAAGCGGGAGGCGATGGGAGCCATCGCCTCCCGGCTTGCCGACAGGATCATCGTCACGTCCGACAATCCGCGGGGCGAGGATCCGGCGGACATCGCCCGGTCGGTCATGGCCGGTGTGCCCGACGGCGCCGCGGAGCTGGAGCTGGATCGCCGGCGTGCCATCGCGGCGGCGCTGGCCGGTGCGCGGCGGGACGACGTCGTGATCGTGGCCGGCAAGGGGCACGAGACCCGACAGATCATCGGCGGGAGGTCGCTTCCCTTCGACGACGTCGCGGTGGTGCGGGAAGTCTTGAACTCCGCGCGGGAGGTGTCGGCGACGTGATCCGCCTTCTGCTCGCCGCCGCCATCGCCACCGTCGTTTCCCTGGCGGGCACGCGCCTGCTGATCGCCTTCTTCCGGGCCCGGAACCTCACCCAGCCCATCCGCAGCGACGGGCCCGAGACCCACGCCAACAAGGAGGGCACGCCCACGATGGGCGGACTGGCCATCGTCGGGGGCGGCTGCGTCGGCTACGCGGGGAGCCACTTCATCCACGGCGGCATCTTCACCCGGACGGGGCTGTTCGTGATGCTCGCCATCGT from bacterium harbors:
- a CDS encoding UDP-N-acetylmuramoyl-L-alanyl-D-glutamate--2,6-diaminopimelate ligase gives rise to the protein MSERATLRSLQQRSGIAARLHLPTGVRSVDPPITVVCEDSREVRAGALFCCMPGRSNDGHDFAAGAAEAGAAALVVERALPVNLPQLVVPEVRAAVGPLALAGAGSPQEHLQLAGITGTNGKTTVTHLLSSILEGSGRRCVAIGTLSSTLTTPRATELAGRLASARAGGAGAAVLEVSSHGLAQKRVEGLRFAAAAFTNLSPEHLDYHGDMEDYYRAKLSLFSDARTSLSVVCTDDRWGRRLAAELTGEVRRCSRDDAEVLEVAARYSRFRWRGVEVSLPLGGAHNISNAVVAATVAEALGARAAQIAEGLRRAPRLPGRFEVVTESPAVVIVDFAHSPAALEQLLRAGRNLVPAPSRLTVVFGCGGERDEGKREAMGAIASRLADRIIVTSDNPRGEDPADIARSVMAGVPDGAAELELDRRRAIAAALAGARRDDVVIVAGKGHETRQIIGGRSLPFDDVAVVREVLNSAREVSAT